A stretch of Scheffersomyces stipitis CBS 6054 chromosome 2, complete sequence DNA encodes these proteins:
- a CDS encoding predicted protein, which translates to MADLRPINQPEGPLGVFSGESSSNQALNEPKPPDIDRNPHDHVAPPDSMDLDGESTDADENGDLEPSFETALSTTSEEPAQLRDNPMDGSVSQNQTQLSSTMDSFETSVSKNFHDHVIGQVHDQEMAANDENEMVSTSLESTSRSTDLPEQEDSLLIHHQHENAKTQKNKENLQNSQKNTGNLQNSKKNSKNSKNSKTTQPNVDQIFPILGTASKSAKTGLRTFNIAKQVPIPILNPKNGPSASQLQKVIVDRDSSPILQDAKTRRKQLTELHETTGHLSEEQYRQLANTYYLQKYANSLSDLNWAGQEERLKAWNVPQDFCLTALGEIARNSNEKRYVRLQIDAFYNKNDHLDQRHSMRAEEMAKIIEKHLTETIPNKWPMVSQNNNKTLNELHKSLEFLKSQFDPGSNDEFEATKDIKDKMQQLSREISFSATMRDVKDKFHTIVRDNTHVDFRFGSIVTQDRIPESAQQKSTPMTTWLERFQQLFHSPYVGSEDTFEFQLSLVRPKQLSNMYLVGIKASSDFPDPRDILDIMFHTKDFEIPQYIDTSLPSRKPSRRQDRIPYEILHQFIRKAPILNYTDKKADFTHVSFFLIGSNSDNIPNRKSIFLENVQLDIISSYQFCFRCHNNKHTTKRCPVPKSTTLFQSRPLTQWPTKVPSPNKQNHPITHTTGPRTTNQDGDGFSRPTKRSRQKTTPSPPTIPQQQNSFEVLPIEDLTTQEVTAEETEATRNRPNTVSSTPQAPSRHETPKAINKNNDKAPEISTQDDEMVYYTDDEEPSTINDEDTQLAPSTLIEQQQKNSKVDTTPNTPQYTTDMLPSKHAPKSNSRSQPVTPSRPTSMLPSKHAPITSSKSQPVTPARLGSKVLKPASTGKKPWTPTPTPRTTNGPSGSPARTPTTSIRLPSLLNNSRTNYSELRESQMGSTISFPESMRTSNLNIPDSSLILQTQIEEATQVDSPGQQQAPGHNPLTDDNSDLSMDIEDINVHSDNTNY; encoded by the coding sequence atggCCGACCTACGACCCATCAATCAGCCAGAGGGACCTCTAGGGgttttctctggtgaaagctcttcaaatcaagcCTTAAACGAGCCAAAACCACCGGATATTGACCGAAATCCACACGACCATGTCGCACCCCCTGATCTGATGGACCTCGATGGCGAGTCCACAGATGCCGATGAAAACGGCGATTTAGAGCCATCTTTCGAGACAGCATTGTCAACTACTTCCGAGGAACCAGCCCAACTACGGGATAATCCCATGGACGGACTGGTTAGTCAGAACCAGACCCAATTAAGCTCCACTATGGACAGTTTTGAAACTTCGGTTtcgaaaaattttcacgaTCACGTGATCGGACAGGTACACGACCaggaaatggctgcaaatgatgaaaatgaaatggtTTCCACTTCTTTAGAATCTACCAGCAGATCAACTGATTtaccagaacaagaagactCTCTTCTTATTCACCATCAACATGAAAACGCCAAAACCcaaaaaaacaaagaaaattTACAAAACTCCCAAAAAAATACAGGAAACTTACAAAACTCAAAAAAAAACTCAAAAAACtcaaaaaattcaaaaacaaCTCAACCAAATGTTGATCAGATCTTCCCTATCTTAGGAACTGCCAGCAAATCAGCCAAAACAGGTTTACGTACCTTCAATATTGCCAAACAAGTACCAATCCCAATACTCAATCCAAAAAATGGCCCATCTGCTAGCCAACTCCAAAAGGTAATTGTGGACAGAGACTCCTCAcctattcttcaagacgCAAAAACTAGACGTAAGCAATTGACCGAACTACACGAAACTACCGGTCACctttcagaagaacaatACCGTCAATTAGCAAACACCTACTATCTCCAAAAATATGCCAACTCCCTTTCAGATCTCAATTGGGCGggacaagaagaaagacttaAGGCATGGAATGTGCCCCAAGATTTCTGCCTTACCGCACTCGGTGAGATTGCTCGAAATTCAAACGAGAAAAGATACGTACGTCTTCAAATAGACGCTTTCTATAACAAAAATGACCATCTCGACCAAAGGCATTCAATGCGGGCCGAGGAAATGGCcaaaataattgaaaaacACCTTACAGAGACTATCCCAAACAAATGGCCCATGGTCTCCCAAAACAATAACAAAACTTTAAATGAACTCCATAAATCCTTGGAGTTCTTAAAAAGTCAATTCGACCCCGGCTCAAATGACGAATTTGAAGCCACTAAGGACATAAAAGACAAAATGCAGCAATTGTCTAGAGAAATAAGTTTCAGCGCTACAATGAGAGATGTTAAAGACAAGTTCCATACAATTGTAAGAGATAACACTCATGTGGATTTTCGTTTCGGAAGCATAGTAACTCAGGATCGGATCCCAGAACTGGCTCAACAGAAATCAACACCCATGACAACTTGGCTTGaaagatttcaacaacttttccacTCACCTTACGTGGGCAGTGAAGACACCTTTGAATTTCAGCTCAGTCTTGTAAGGCCAAAGCAACTATCCAACATGTATCTAGTTGGCATAAAAGCTTCGTCGGACTTCCCAGATCCGCGAGACATCCTAGACATCATGTTCCACACaaaagattttgaaattcCTCAATACATCGATACATCCTTACCTTCTCGTAAACCCTCGAGACGACAGGACCGAATCCCGTACGAAATTCTACATCAATTCATAAGAAAGGCACCAATCTTAAATTACACTGACAAAAAAGCAGACTTTACACACgtcctgttcttcttgattggcAGCAACTCAGACAATATTCCCAACAGAAAGAgtatcttcttggaaaacgtCCAACTTGACATCATCTCTTCATACCAATTCTGTTTCAGATGccacaacaacaagcacACTACCAAAAGATGTCCAGTTCCCAAATCAACCACATTGTTCCAAAGTCGGCCCTTAACACAATGGCCCACTAAGGTACCATCCCCAAACAAACAGAACCATCCAATAACCCACACCACGGGTCCCAGAACTACAAATCAAGACGGGGATGGCTTTAGTCGACCCACGAAAAGATCTAGACAAAAGACAACCCCCAGTCCACCAACTATCccacaacaacagaataGCTTCGAGGTGCTCCCGATAGAGGACCTCACAACACAAGAGGTTACAGCAGAGGAGACCGAAGCCACACGCAACCGGCCAAACACTGTTTCATCTACACCACAAGCACCATCACGTCACGAAACCCCGAAAGCCATTAACAAGAACAACGATAAAGCCCCTGAAATTTCAACACAAGACGATGAAATGGTGTACTACACCGATGACGAAGAACCCTCGACTATAAATGACGAGGACACCCAACTCGCTCCATCTACATTGATTGAGcaacaacaaaaaaattcaaaagtgGATACCACCCCAAATACTCCACAATACACTACTGACATGCTCCCTCTGAAGCATGCACCtaaatcaaattcaagatctcAACCGGTAACTCCCTCCCGGCCTACTAGCATGCTCCCTCTGAAGCATGCTCCCATAACTAGTTCCAAATCTCAACCGGTAACCCCTGCCCGGCTTGGATCCAAGGTCCTCAAACCTGCGTCAACAGGTAAGAAACCCTGGACACCGACACCCACTCCCAGGACCACGAATGGCCCTAGTGGGTCCCCCGCAAGGACTCCGACCACGTCAATACGACTACCTTCTCTCCTAAACAACAGTAGAACAAACTATAGTGAATTAAGGGAATCACAAATGGGATCGACCATTAGTTTTCCTGAGTCTATGAGGACATCCAACCTCAACATCCCCGACTCTTCACTAATTCTACAAACTCAAATTGAGGAAGCAACTCAAGTAGATTCTCCAGGCCAACAACAGGCACCAGGTCACAATCCATTAACAGATGACAACCTGGACCTAAGTATGGACATAGAGGACATCAACGTTCATTCTGATAATACTAATTATTAA